DNA sequence from the Deltaproteobacteria bacterium genome:
ATGGCATGGCCAGGCGCAAGATCGCCTCGGATTTGGGTGTGCTGGCCACGCAGTTTGAACTGAGCGGGTTTCCGGTGCTCGAACGGCTTCTGGACGTTTCCCTGACCGCGCGCGACCAGGATCAGGGTGGATCAGAGGCGTTAATACTGCCGGCTCTGAAGCACGGTTCCGGGTATCTGCACGAAAATACGGCCGTGGTGGACAAGGTGGCGGAGCTGACCGGGGCCGTGGCTTCGATTCTGCAAGTGCACGAGGGGCGCTTTATCCGCGTGTCCACCTCGCTTCGGAGCGGAGAGTCCGGCTGGGGGCGCGGCTCCCTGCTGGCGGCGGCGCATCCGACGAGCCTGGCCCTGGCCCGGGGCGAGGCGGTATCCGGCCTCATGCTTCTGGACGGCGTCTGGCACCTGACGGCCCAGACGCCCATCCGCGACCTGGCCGGGACGGTCATCGGCGCCCTGGAAGTGGCCCGGCCATTGGTCAGTCCGGAATTTGCCGCGTTCGTGCGCGAGGTCGGGGTGGGCGGACACGGGGGCACGTTCGCCGTGGACCGGAGTGGGCGGATGGTCATCGATCTGCCCGGTCGGGAGGACGAATGCGCGGCCCTGGCCTCCCGGTCCGATCTGGGCGCGGGCGTGGTTTCCCTTGATTCCGGCCAGGTCGTGGACGTGGTCGGTCAGGATTTCACGCCGTGGGGTCTGCGTTTCGTAACCTGGGTGGATCGGGAGGATCTCATGGCCGGGGTTGATGCCCGTTTGGCGCGTTCGGGCCTGGTCAGCGCCGGACCGCCGTTGCTCGTCGCCCTGGTGCTGATTTGGTGGATCGGTCGACAGCTGTTGCGCCCTGTCCGACGACTGGCCGCGGTTTGCGAGGATGTCATCAGGGGCGATTTTTCCTTCGGCATTGCCTATGCGGGACGCGATGCCCTGGGACAGGCCATTCGGGCCGTGGGGGCCATGGTCGCGGAACTCAAGAACAAGCTTGGTTTTGCCCAGGGGGTGTTGCATGGCGTGATCGTGCCGTGCGTGGTCGTGGACACGGACAACCGTATCCAGCACGTCAACGCCGCAGCCCTGGACGTGGTCGGCCATCCCGGAGAGCCGGAACTGTATCTGGGTCAGACCATGAACGCCTTCGCCTATTCCGGGGCGCGGGAACAAACCCTGACCCGGCGGGCCATGGACGAACGGCGGCGGGTCGAGGTCGAGATCACCCTGAATCGGATCGACTCCGGAACCGTGGCCCATCTGCGGGTGGCGGCCACGCCTATTTACGATTTGGACGGCACCCTGATCGGAGCCATGGCCATTTGGATCAACCTGAGCGAGGAAAAGGCGACCCAGGCCCATATCGAGACCCAAAACCGGGCCATGGCCCAGGCCGGACGCGAGGCGGCGAGTGTTTCCCGTGAATTGACCCGCGCGGCTCGGGAGCTGGCTGAATCCATCCAGGCCTCGCGACGCGGGGCGCGGGAGCAGCAGGAAGAGGCCGCCCGCGCGGCCCAGGCCATG
Encoded proteins:
- a CDS encoding PAS domain-containing protein encodes the protein MFARCGFQTRLVVVAIGIVVVTIVCLSAVQAVLTRQMHVDRGRETLAGVSHTLGQALGLQDGMARRKIASDLGVLATQFELSGFPVLERLLDVSLTARDQDQGGSEALILPALKHGSGYLHENTAVVDKVAELTGAVASILQVHEGRFIRVSTSLRSGESGWGRGSLLAAAHPTSLALARGEAVSGLMLLDGVWHLTAQTPIRDLAGTVIGALEVARPLVSPEFAAFVREVGVGGHGGTFAVDRSGRMVIDLPGREDECAALASRSDLGAGVVSLDSGQVVDVVGQDFTPWGLRFVTWVDREDLMAGVDARLARSGLVSAGPPLLVALVLIWWIGRQLLRPVRRLAAVCEDVIRGDFSFGIAYAGRDALGQAIRAVGAMVAELKNKLGFAQGVLHGVIVPCVVVDTDNRIQHVNAAALDVVGHPGEPELYLGQTMNAFAYSGAREQTLTRRAMDERRRVEVEITLNRIDSGTVAHLRVAATPIYDLDGTLIGAMAIWINLSEEKATQAHIETQNRAMAQAGREAASVSRELTRAARELAESIQASRRGAREQQEEAARAAQAMEGMQASLARVEEKTGSSADLADQAVVKAGDGQSVVRSSMEVMDEVSARARSLHEDLARLDDTARSIGAIMNMIGDIADQTNLLALNAAIEAARAGEAGRRFAVVADEVRKLAEKTMTATRQVEDFVRAIQRGAGESMANAALTNEAMHRCRELVHGSGTALDEIVAVIGASARQVRDIAQDVVQQRESGGRILAATDEMAVIASGNVQAMDASAQAIATLNELAASLLGSIGGMGLDSGREPLVQGAAHVTPIGARSIREQAGSDLALSA